Proteins encoded in a region of the Flavobacteriaceae bacterium HL-DH10 genome:
- the gldM gene encoding gliding motility protein GldM, whose translation MAGGNLSPRQKMINLMYLIFIAMLALNMSKEVLSAFGLMNERLVESNESAEERNNNFVDNLKLKAEEQPEKYEPLKADAEKLHKLAKDFDSYLAELKGKMTATVDNPTDYEIMDKGDYLDQNFFKGAKLKDDGQKFLDHINGFREGVISLLSGKKGMESIIAGVKDKFNTDPVKRGAGTVEWLDHNYKGFPLVASLTKMTQIQADIKTTESEVLSNMLKGTLTDEVSMKNYATLMETSKSAYFNGEQFDGEIVLGRTDASTKPNRVELTLDGRKLVENKDFTIEGGKVKLKVGTGGVGEHKISGNLYFSQEGEEVVVEVKQSFATVSKPNSATISADKMNVVYRGVKNPMTISFAGIPDNRVTASAQGLSRAGGSTYVMDATQIKGREVTINVTGKLPDGKPVSDRATFRIKDLPKPTGTVRGEDGAIKMQKGSLKISTIGAKFDDFDFELPLRVTGFKFKVPGQPTINVKGNKLDSRSQAILAKAKRGSDVTIFDIEAKASGVSVILKKVSPIIIELTN comes from the coding sequence ATGGCAGGAGGAAATTTATCACCCAGACAGAAAATGATTAATCTGATGTATTTAATATTTATAGCAATGCTAGCTTTAAATATGTCTAAAGAAGTGCTTTCAGCCTTCGGATTAATGAACGAAAGACTTGTAGAATCTAACGAGTCTGCAGAAGAACGTAACAATAATTTTGTTGATAACCTAAAGTTAAAAGCTGAGGAACAACCAGAAAAATACGAGCCTTTAAAAGCTGATGCTGAAAAATTACACAAATTAGCTAAAGATTTTGATTCTTATTTAGCTGAATTAAAAGGTAAAATGACAGCAACAGTTGATAACCCTACCGATTATGAAATTATGGATAAAGGCGATTACCTTGATCAAAATTTCTTTAAAGGAGCAAAACTGAAAGATGATGGACAAAAGTTTTTAGACCATATAAATGGTTTTAGAGAAGGTGTTATTAGCTTGCTTTCAGGAAAAAAAGGTATGGAAAGTATCATCGCAGGTGTTAAAGATAAGTTTAATACTGATCCAGTGAAACGTGGAGCAGGAACTGTTGAATGGTTAGATCATAATTATAAAGGATTCCCTTTAGTGGCTTCTTTAACTAAAATGACTCAAATTCAGGCAGATATTAAAACTACTGAATCAGAAGTATTATCTAACATGCTTAAAGGAACTTTAACTGATGAAGTTTCTATGAAAAATTATGCAACTTTAATGGAAACATCTAAATCGGCTTACTTTAACGGTGAGCAATTTGATGGAGAAATTGTGTTAGGTCGTACAGATGCTTCTACTAAACCTAATAGAGTTGAATTAACTCTAGATGGAAGAAAATTAGTTGAAAATAAAGATTTTACTATCGAAGGTGGTAAAGTGAAATTGAAAGTAGGAACGGGTGGTGTAGGAGAGCATAAAATCTCAGGAAATCTATATTTTTCTCAAGAAGGAGAAGAGGTAGTAGTGGAAGTTAAGCAATCATTTGCAACTGTTTCTAAGCCAAATTCAGCAACTATTTCTGCCGATAAAATGAATGTCGTATATCGTGGTGTAAAAAACCCAATGACTATTTCATTTGCTGGTATTCCAGACAATAGAGTTACCGCAAGTGCTCAAGGTTTATCTAGAGCTGGTGGAAGTACCTATGTTATGGATGCTACACAAATAAAAGGTAGAGAAGTTACGATAAATGTTACAGGAAAGTTGCCTGATGGAAAACCAGTTAGCGATAGAGCTACTTTTAGAATTAAAGATTTACCAAAACCAACAGGTACTGTAAGAGGTGAAGATGGCGCTATTAAAATGCAAAAAGGAAGTCTTAAAATTTCAACTATTGGAGCTAAATTTGACGATTTCGATTTTGAATTACCATTGCGTGTAACAGGATTTAAATTTAAAGTTCCTGGACAACCAACAATAAATGTTAAAGGCAATAAATTAGATAGCAGGTCTCAAGCAATATTAGCTAAAGCTAAGCGAGGATCTGATGTTACAATATTCGATATTGAAGCAAAAGCTAGTGGTGTTAGCGTTATACTTAAAAAAGTATCACCAATCATTATTGAGCTTACAAATTAA
- a CDS encoding DUF983 domain-containing protein → MFKKGTKLYSIFTGTCPKCHEESMYKNKNPYIISEVLDMHETCSNCGTKYKIEPSFFYGAMYVSYAVGIAFAVAAFVISFYFFNANINIVFISIVATLMAFLPVIIRVSRNIWINIFMHYDKSLDKK, encoded by the coding sequence ATGTTTAAAAAAGGAACAAAATTATATAGTATTTTTACTGGAACTTGCCCTAAATGTCATGAAGAATCCATGTATAAAAACAAGAATCCTTATATAATTTCTGAAGTTTTAGATATGCATGAAACATGCAGCAATTGTGGCACTAAATATAAGATAGAACCTTCATTTTTTTATGGCGCTATGTATGTTAGCTACGCTGTAGGTATAGCTTTTGCTGTAGCGGCTTTTGTAATTTCATTTTATTTCTTTAACGCTAACATCAATATTGTTTTTATTTCTATTGTTGCCACTTTAATGGCTTTTTTACCAGTAATAATAAGAGTATCTAGAAATATCTGGATTAATATCTTTATGCATTATGATAAATCTTTAGATAAGAAATAA
- the gldL gene encoding gliding motility protein GldL has product MAQSKAGKKFMNMAYGLGAAIVIIGALFKITHMEFGFITGNFMLTLGLVTEAIIFALSAFEPVDDELDWSLVYPELAGGQTGKKEAKEDAQGLLSKKLDELLKDAKIDGELMASLGDSIKNFEGAAKNMSSTADSIEATKKYGEELSLAAAQMESLNSLYKVQLESVNKQATINEESIENAAKLKEQMQSLASNLSSLNGVYGGMLSAMNKS; this is encoded by the coding sequence ATGGCACAGTCAAAAGCAGGTAAGAAGTTCATGAACATGGCTTACGGATTAGGAGCAGCAATTGTAATTATTGGAGCGCTTTTTAAAATCACTCATATGGAGTTTGGATTCATCACAGGTAACTTTATGTTAACATTGGGTTTAGTAACAGAAGCAATTATTTTTGCACTTTCAGCATTTGAACCAGTTGACGATGAGTTAGATTGGTCTTTAGTGTATCCAGAATTAGCTGGAGGACAAACTGGTAAAAAAGAAGCCAAAGAAGACGCGCAAGGATTATTATCTAAAAAATTAGATGAGTTATTAAAAGACGCTAAAATTGATGGTGAATTAATGGCTAGTTTAGGCGACAGCATTAAAAATTTTGAAGGTGCTGCAAAAAACATGTCATCTACTGCAGATTCTATTGAAGCTACAAAAAAATATGGTGAAGAATTATCTTTAGCAGCAGCACAAATGGAATCATTAAACAGTTTATATAAAGTACAATTAGAAAGTGTTAATAAACAAGCAACTATTAACGAAGAGTCTATTGAAAACGCAGCTAAATTAAAAGAGCAAATGCAATCTTTAGCATCTAATTTATCTTCATTAAATGGTGTGTATGGCGGTATGTTATCTGCAATGAATAAAAGCTAA
- a CDS encoding FAD-dependent oxidoreductase translates to MQVDYIIVGIGLAGISFCEQLKANNKSFMVFDDTSQQSSAVAGGLYNPVVLKRFTSVWKSKEQLDIALPMYNRLEETLKVKLDYKIPVYRKFASLEEQNDWFAASDKLTLAEYLSTDIIKNENESIQASFGFGKVLKTGRIDVKTLIDAYKTDLLNKNIYINESFNYDDLKVSDATIQYKNITSKCIVFAEGFGVVKNPYFNHLPLVPTKGELLIIHAPNLKMDYVLKAGVFLIPLGNDLYIVGATYDWDDTTHAVTPKAKDELLNKLDKLISCSYKVVRQVAGIRPTVKDRRPLVGQHQDYTNMYVLNGLGTRGVMIGPYVAKQLFNFIENEIPLEDEIDIKRYN, encoded by the coding sequence ATGCAAGTAGATTATATTATTGTTGGAATCGGGTTAGCGGGTATTAGTTTTTGTGAACAGTTAAAAGCTAATAATAAAAGTTTTATGGTGTTTGATGATACATCGCAGCAATCATCAGCTGTAGCAGGAGGGTTGTATAATCCTGTTGTTTTAAAGCGTTTTACTTCTGTTTGGAAAAGTAAAGAGCAATTAGATATTGCGCTTCCAATGTACAATCGATTAGAGGAAACATTAAAAGTAAAACTTGATTATAAAATACCTGTATATCGTAAATTCGCATCTTTAGAAGAACAAAATGATTGGTTTGCAGCATCCGATAAGCTAACACTTGCCGAATACCTTTCAACAGATATTATTAAAAATGAAAATGAATCAATTCAGGCTTCTTTTGGTTTTGGTAAAGTTTTAAAAACAGGAAGAATAGATGTGAAAACTTTAATTGATGCTTACAAAACAGATTTATTAAATAAGAACATATATATTAATGAATCATTTAATTATGATGATTTAAAAGTTAGCGATGCTACTATTCAGTATAAAAATATAACATCAAAGTGCATTGTTTTTGCCGAAGGTTTTGGAGTTGTTAAAAACCCTTATTTTAACCATTTGCCTTTAGTACCAACAAAAGGCGAGTTACTTATAATTCATGCACCTAATTTGAAAATGGATTATGTTTTAAAAGCAGGCGTTTTTTTAATTCCGTTAGGTAATGATTTATATATTGTTGGTGCTACATACGATTGGGATGATACAACGCATGCTGTTACACCAAAAGCAAAAGACGAGCTTTTAAATAAATTAGATAAACTTATTAGTTGTTCTTATAAAGTAGTGAGACAAGTTGCAGGTATCCGTCCTACAGTTAAAGATAGACGCCCTTTAGTTGGGCAACATCAAGATTACACGAATATGTATGTGTTAAATGGTTTAGGTACACGAGGTGTTATGATTGGACCTTATGTTGCAAAACAACTCTTTAATTTTATTGAAAACGAAATACCTCTAGAAGATGAAATTGATATTAAACGGTATAATTAA
- the gldN gene encoding gliding motility protein GldN: MKLKSFLLTVVAVCTVSGMFAQANILNAKSPEQIGVRTEAQKAIDNDKPLEYGYVDDRDILFSKTVWEKIVLDERANFPLYYPIDTNNIGKDRRSLYDVLMKNIKNGNIKNIYDDSYFTTKRTLKDIESALVKIDTTELGIEQLNAGEELSAEYINRRDITAADITEYHIRGLWYFDKRQAEMKYRLIGIAPVAPDVNFIEDENPDLVPLFWIFFPDSREVLHEAKAFNNENSSIPFSFDHILNSRRFQGYIFKEENEQGDRKITEYVSQNALMQLLESERIKDKIRDFELDMWTY, encoded by the coding sequence ATGAAATTAAAAAGTTTTTTATTAACCGTTGTAGCTGTTTGTACAGTGTCTGGTATGTTTGCTCAAGCAAATATATTAAATGCTAAAAGCCCTGAACAAATTGGTGTTAGAACAGAAGCGCAAAAGGCAATCGATAATGACAAACCGTTAGAATATGGTTATGTTGACGATAGAGATATTCTTTTTTCTAAAACAGTATGGGAAAAAATCGTTTTAGACGAGCGTGCAAATTTCCCACTTTACTATCCAATAGATACAAATAATATTGGAAAAGATAGACGTTCATTGTATGATGTGCTTATGAAGAATATCAAAAACGGTAATATCAAAAACATTTATGATGATTCTTATTTTACAACAAAAAGAACTTTAAAGGACATTGAGTCTGCATTGGTTAAAATTGACACTACCGAGTTAGGTATTGAGCAATTAAATGCTGGTGAAGAATTATCTGCTGAATATATTAACAGAAGAGATATTACAGCTGCAGATATTACCGAATATCATATTAGAGGACTTTGGTATTTTGACAAGCGTCAAGCTGAAATGAAATACAGACTAATAGGTATTGCTCCTGTAGCACCAGATGTTAACTTTATTGAAGATGAAAATCCAGATTTAGTACCACTTTTTTGGATATTTTTTCCAGATTCAAGAGAGGTGTTACATGAAGCCAAAGCTTTTAACAATGAAAATAGTTCAATTCCTTTTTCTTTCGATCATATTTTAAATTCTAGACGTTTCCAAGGTTATATTTTTAAAGAAGAAAATGAACAAGGAGATAGAAAAATTACTGAATATGTGTCACAAAATGCGTTGATGCAATTGTTAGAATCTGAAAGAATTAAAGATAAAATTAGAGATTTTGAATTAGATATGTGGACATATTAA